NNNNNNNNNNNNNNNNNNNNNNNNNNNNNNNNNNNNNNNNNNNNNNNNNNNNNNNNNNNNNNNNNNNNNNNNNNNNNNNNNNNNNNNNNNNNNNNNNNNNNNNNNNNNNNNNNNNNNNNNNNNNNNNNNNNNNNNNNNNNNNNNNNNNNNNNNNNNNNNNNNNNNNNNNNNNNNNNNNNNNNNNNNNNNNNNNNNNNNNNNNNNNNNNNNNNNNNNNNNNNNNNNNNNNNNNNNNNNNNNNNNNNNNNNNNNNNNNNNNNNNNNNNNNNNNNNNNNNNNNNNNNNNNNNNNNNNNNNNNNNNNNNNNNNNNNNNNNNNNNNNNNNNNNNNNNNNNNNNNNNNNNNNNNNNNNNNNNNNNNNNNNNNNNNNNNNNNNNNNNNNNNNNNNNNNNNNNNNNNNNNNNNNNNNNNNNNNNNNNNNNNNNNNNNNNNNNNNNNNNNNNNNNNNNNNNNNNNNNNNNNNNNNNNNNNNNNNNNNNNNNNNNNNNNNNNNNNNNNNNNNNNNNNNNNNNNNNNNNNNNNNNNNNNNNNNNNNNNNNNNNNNNNNNNNNNNNNNNNNNNNNNNNNNNNNNNNNNNNNNNNNNNNNNNNNNNNNNNNNNNNNNNNNNNNNNNNNNNNNNNNNNNNNNNNNNNNNNNNNNNNNNNNNNNNNNNNNNNNNNNNNNNNNNNNNNNNNNNNNNNNNNNNNNNNNNNNNNNNNNNNNNNNNNNNNNNNNNNNNNNNNNNNNNNNNNNNNNNNNNNNNNNNNNNNNNNNNNNNNNNNNNNNNNNNNNNNNNNNNNNNNNNNNNNNNNNNNNNNNNNNNNNNNNNNNNNNNNNNNNNNNNNNNNNNNNNNNNNNNNNNNNNNNNNNNNNNNNNNNNNNNNNNNNNNNNNNNNNNNNNNNNNNNNNNNNNNNNNNNNNNNNNNNNNNNNNNNNNNNNNNNNNNNNNNNNNNNNNNNNNNNNNNNNNNNNNNNNNNNNNNNNNNNNNNNNNNNNNNNNNNNNNNNNNNNNNNNNNNNNNNNNNNNNNNNNNNNNNNNNNNNNNNNNNNNNNNNNNNNNNNNNNNNNNNNNNNNNNNNNNNNNNNNNNNNNNNNNNNNNNNNNNNNNNNNNNNNNNNNNNNNNNNNNNNNNNNNNNNNNNNNNNNNNNNNNNNNNNNNNNNNNNNNNNNNNNNNNNNNNNNNNNNNNNNNNNNNNNNNNNNNNNNNNNNNNNNNNNNNNNNNNNNNNNNNNNNNNNNNNNNNNNNNNNNNNNNNNNNNNNNNNNNNNNNNNNNNNNNNNNNNNNNNNNNNNNNNNNNNNNNNNNNNNNNNNNNNNNNNNNNNNNNNNNNNNNNNNNNNNNNNNNNNNNNNNNNNNNNNNNNNNNNNNNNNNNNNNNNNNNNNNNNNNNNNNNNNNNNNNNNNNNNNNNNNNNNNNNNNNNNNNNNNNNNNNNNNNNNNNNNNNNNNNNNNNNNNNNNNNNNNNNNNNNNNNNNNNNNNNNNNNNNNNNNNNNNNNNNNNNNNNNNNNNNNNNNNNNNNNNNNNNNNNNNNNNNNNNNNNNNNNNNNNNNNNNNNNNNNNNNNNNNNNNNNNNNNNNNNNNNNNNNNNNNNNNNNNNNNNNNNNNNNNNNNNNNNNNNNNNNNNNNNNNNNNNNNNNNNNNNNNNNNNNNNNNNNNNNNNNNNNNNNNNNNNNNNNNNNNNNNNNNNNNNNNNNNNNNNNNNNNNNNNNNNNNNNNNNNNNNNNNNNNNNNNNNNNNNNNNNNNNNNNNNNNNNNNNNNNNNNNNNNNNNNNNNNNNNNNNNNNNNNNNNNNNNNNNNNNNNNNNNNNNNNNNNNNNNNNNNNNNNNNNNNNNNNNNNNNNNNNNNNNNNNNNNNNNNNNNNNNNNNNNNNNNNNNNNNNNNNNNNNNNNNNNNNNNNNNNNNNNNNNNNNNNNNNNNNNNNNNNNNNNNNNNNNNNNNNNNNNNNNNNNNNNNNNNNNNNNNNNNNNNNNNNNNNNNNNNNNNNNNNNNNNNNNNNNNNNNNNNNNNNNNNNNNNNNNNNNNNNNNNNNNNNNNNNNNNNNNNNNNNNNNNNNNNNNNNNNNNNNNNNNNNNNNNNNNNNNNNNNNNNNNNNNNNNNNNNNNNNNNNNNNNNNNNNNNNNNNNNNNNNNNNNNNNNNNNNNNNNNNNNNNNNNNNNNNNNNNNNNNNNNNNNNNNNNNNNNNNNNNNNNNNNNNNNNNNNNNNNNNNNNNNNNNNNNNNNNNNNNNNNNNNNNNNNNNNNNNNNNNNNNNNNNNNNNNNNNNNNNNNNNNNNNNNNNNNNNNNNNNNNNNNNNNNNNNNNNNNNNNNNNNNNNNNNNNNNNNNNNNNNNNNNNNNNNNNNNNNNNNNNNNNNNNNNNNNNNNNNNNNNNNNNNNNNNNNNNNNNNNNNNNNNNNNNNNNNNNNNNNNNNNNNNNNNNNNNNNNNNNNNNNNNNNNNNNNNNNNNNNNNNNNNNNNNNNNNNNNNNNNNNNNNNNNNNNNNNNNNNNNNNNNNNNNNNNNNNNNNNNNNNNNNNNNNNNNNNNNNNNNNNNNNNNNNNNNNNNNNNNNNNNNNNNNNNNNNNNNNNNNNNNNNNNNNNNNNNNNNNNNNNNNNNNNNNNNNNNNNNNNNNNNNNNNNNNNNNNNNNNNNNNNNNNNNNNNNNNNNNNNNNNNNNNNNNNNNNNNNNNNNNNNNNNNNNNNNNNNNNNNNNNNNNNNNNNNNNNNNNNNNNNNNNNNNNNNNNNNNNNNNNNNNNNNNNNNNNNNNNNNNNNNNNNNNNNNNNNNNNNNNNNNNNNNNNNNNNNNNNNNNNNNNNNNNNNNNNNNNNNNNNNNNNNNNNNNNNNNNNNNNNNNNNNNNNNNNNNNNNNNNNNNNNNNNNNNNNNNNNNNNNNNNNNNNNNNNNNNNNNNNNNNNNNNNNNNNNNNNNNNNNNNNNNNNNNNNNNNNNNNNNNNNNNNNNNNNNNNNNNNNNNNNNNNNNNNNNNNNNNNNNNNNNNNNNNNNNNNNNNNNNNNNNNNNNNNNNNNNNNNNNNNNNNNNNNNNNNNNNNNNNNNNNNNNNNNNNNNNNNNNNNNNNNNNNNNNNNNNNNNNNNNNNNNNNNNNNNNNNNNNNNNNNNNNNNNNNNNNNNNNNNNNNNNNNNNNNNNNNNNNNNNNNNNNNNNNNNNNNNNNNNNNNNNNNNNNNNNNNNNNNNNNNNNNNNNNNNNNNNNNNNNNNNNNNNNNNNNNNNNNNNNNNNNNNNNNNNNNNNNNNNNNNNNNNNNNNNNNNNNNNNNNNNNNNNNNNNNNNNNNNNNNNNNNNNNNNNNNNNNNNNNNNNNNNNNNNNNNNNNNNNNNNNNNNNNNNNNNNNNNNNNNNNNNNNNNNNNNNNNNNNNNNNNNNNNNNNNNNNNNNNNNNNNNNNNNNNNNNNNNNNNNNNNNNNNNNNNNNNNNNNNNNNNNNNNNNNNNNNNNNNNNNNNNNNNNNNNNNNNNNNNNNNNNNNNNNNNNNNNNNNNNNNNNNNNNNNNNNNNNNNNNNNNNNNNNNNNNNNNNNNNNNNNNNNNNNNNNNNNNNNNNNNNNNNNNNNNNNNNNNNNNNNNNNNNNNNNNNNNNNNNNNNNNNNNNNNNNNNNNNNNNNNNNNNNNNNNNNNNNNNNNNNNNNNNNNNNNNNNNNNNNNNNNNNNNNNNNNNNNNNNNNNNNNNNNNNNNNNNNNNNNNNNNNNNNNNNNNNNNNNNNNNNNNNNNNNNNNNNNNNNNNNNNNNNNNNNNNNNNNNNNNNNNNNNNNTCTACACACTTCATCTTCTACACACTTCCTTTTCTACACACTTCTTCATCCTTCTCCATTTTTCTCTAGAAGAAGAAACAGAGGCTCATTCCTACAACAACTGATCTTGTCGACGAGGTTTGGAAAAACCGTCCAGATTCTCAGATGAGTCCCGTTGTTGTTCATCCATTGGAATTTGCTGGCCGCTCTGCTTTTGATAAACTTGAAGAGTTGAGGTCAAAGCTTAAGCAAGAGAGTGCTCGTGGTTATGTCATTGCTGCTCTCGATGAAGTTGCCTGGCTATACCTACTGTCCCGTTTCTCATGCTCTGCGTTTCTCTATGTGGACAAGAAGAAAGTATCCACTGAGGTCACCTTTTAATTTTTTTGATGGAACTCATAGCTTTGTTATGTAAACTTATGGTGTATATTATGTAGGCAAGTGATTATTTCAAAGGGCTTGGTGTAGAAGTCCGTGAGTACACAGATGTGATCTCAGATCTTTAGTGAATCCTTTCTTTCAAGGAACTTTGACGAAATTTGAGATGAGAGATTTTGTGCGCATGTTGATGGAAATAAAGATAGAGAGATGAAATCTATATTTGTTTCTTAATTAATACATCTCTTGCATACAAAACATCAGACCTATTTATAGTCAAAAGACAATGACTAAATGCTTGACATCTATATGATGAGAAGAACACAATTATCACATCACTTGAGGAAATAAGGACGTGTGTGATGCTGAGTATGTAGTGGTCTTTCACAAGATTAGGACAAGTGTTCATAGAAATGAATAATCACACTTACAACATCAGGTGGTTTATTTATTTATTAAAAAAAAAGAGTAGCTCAAACCGTGTTTATCAAACCGAAAGCCACATGGTTCATATGCTATGCAAAAAAAGTTTCTGTAAACTTAAAGCCAAGAGAAAGAGAAAGAGAACAAGAGAGCGCATGTGTTTTGCCTTCTATGCATTGAAAGATCTCTACCTCCTTTTGTTGATAAAGGGAGCGAGATTGAAAGGGTCATGACCATCGAAAATGTCCTCATGAACACCATCTTGGGCAACAAATTGGAAGAAGTGATTGACATTCAATTTGGTGTGAATAAAATTCTTCACTATTAAAGAAAAGGGAAAAACACAGAAAAATAATTTTGATCTAAGATCATGAGATATCATCATGGGACCGCATTTTTTTTTATCTTTAAATGGGGAAAAGATAACTGTTTGGGGTTTGAAGATCATAAAAGGAAGAAAAGGATTAGCACGAGAAAAAGAGTGGAATCAAAAAAATTCTGGTGAGAATTGCAGAAAAAAGTGACGTTTGAGGCAATCGCCTTCATGATTGCCACATAACTGCTCTCCCAAATTACAACATAACTGTGGACTCATCATTTTTATTCAAATGTTATGACAAAATTCGAATTTGGAGATTTTTTAATTTATATTTTCCTTTTTATTTCTTAGAAAGTCAGTCGACCAAACATAGTTTAACAAAATCTATAAAATAAAGGTAAATGGATGTGTCAAGGTTCTAAAAATTGGTAAACTCCATTCTCTTGGACAAGCGGTGCAGCTTCAACTCGAGGTGCGAGGTCAATTCCATTCCCTTGGGCAAGCGGTGCAGACCGATTTTTATTTATTTATATTTTCCTTTTTATTTTTTTAGTGAGACACTCGACCAAACATAGTTTAACAAAATCTATAAAATAAAAGTAAGTGGATACGATTTAAATTGCTTTAAATTGTTCTGAATCAGTTAAAATGGATTAAAAATTAATTTGAATTTGTAAAAATATGTTAAATTAATAAGTAATGTAAGTACAAATCTACAAATTTGTCTAATTTTTATTTTTTGTATATCTAATTTTGATAATTCATCGCTAATCATCTATAAAAATGCGTCTGTTTAGCGATTATTAGAACATAGGTGTTAAGAGGGATGAAATCAGTCTGAATTCTCAAAGGAAACTTCTTTTCGCTATTATTAAATATTAATAGATTGTATTTTTCATCGTTTGTTTATGGGCCTCATGTAACTCATAGCAATTTATAGCCCATTTGGGCTTTTTAATGAATTTGGTCGACAAAAGAAAAAGGAAAACTCATTTGCCTTTATATCGAAGGAAGGGTTTCGTCGCAGAGGAACATTGAGAAGGGCAGCTTGGAACACCGATCCCTCTTGATCTGAAGAAGATGGATAAGAGTGTCTTTTACGGAGACGACGACGAGGAGTCAAGGGACAGTGGCGGCGACAAGAGGAGCCGCCGAGGCCGAGGTAAGCTCCTCCTCCCTTACGATATGGAGGTGGAGACACTGAGTAGATTGCCTGGAAAGTCGCTGATGAAGCTCCTATGCGTGTCCAAGACTTGGTCTTCCTTTATACGAAGCCAAAGATTCGTGGCTTCTTACTACGCTGCCAAGCCATCCCGTTTTGTAGCCGCTTTCACCAACAGTGTATTCGGTAAACCCGAGCATCTGTTCATCTTGTCGGGAGAGGAGGAGGAAGCTTCTTCTTCTTCTTCTTCTTCTTTGGTTGCCAATCTAGACATGACAATACCCTCAGTGACCTTGCCTTACAACGGCTACAAGTATTCTTCCGTCCATGGCTTTATGGCTTGTAATGATGGGACAACTTTCATTATATGTAACCCTAGCACGCGGCAAGTCGTTTCCTTTCACTGCAAGGCATTTCGCACATCCTTGGGATACGATCCTGTTCATGATCAATTCAAAGCGTTGACCCTGTTGACATCTGTGTATGATCATATTCATAACCCTAGTTTGATGATGTGCACGCACGAGGTTATAAGACTTGGAAGAGGAGGAGTAGTAGTATCTCGTAGCAGCCAAGTTACCTCCCCGTATTATCTCCCTATGACTGTGGGACGATGCATCAATGGTTTCATGTATTATGGTGCTTCTGTTCCAGTTCCAAATGAAGCAGAGACTCCTCCTACTCCTGTGTTTGTCTGTTTTGATGTTAGAAATGAGAGGATACTAAGTTTTATCACTACGCCTAAGGAGGTCCTGGTTTGGAAGGTTTATACATCATTGATAGAATACAAAGGGAAGCTAGCTGTCGTTGTACCAAACTGCTTGGGATGTGCTTCTTCTTAATTTCGACCGTTTTAATCTTTGGATACTGGAGGATGTGACGAAACATGAGTGGTCCAGACAATCATTTCAGCTTCCCTTGCCTCTTCCCTTCACTCGTGCGCCCATGCATGGGTCAGAGATTGATCTCCCAAGGAACCAACAAGGCTGGTGAAATCATTTTCTCCCCAACAACTCTGCCAGGCCGTGCCAAGCCCTTCTATGTTTTCTACTTCAACACTGACACCAAGAGCGCGAGAAGAGTCAGGATCCACGGTGTCGCTGATACTGAAGAGTTCTGGAGCCGTTATGGACTCACAGGCGTTTGTTGCGCCTCTTTCTCTCCCCAGCACGCTGATAGTATTGCTTTTCTATAAAATGTGTTTTGTTGATGTGTAAGAGCAGCTTGATAAACAAAACAAAACAAAACTCTGTGGATTTTTCTTTCTTATCAAATATTTATGCAGCAAGCTTGTTTTTGTGATTCCTGATGGCTCGTGTCCGTAACGACATGCAGCTCGGTACCAGTTTGATAAACTGGTTAGGACTTGAACAGACTGTTCCTCATCAACTAGGTTAGAGAAATAGCTTAAAACAGATCCTGAGAGTACTTTACGGCTTCATTGCATCTGAATCAGTTTCATCTACCAGCTGCATCAGATGATTAGCATGTTACATAACCTGACATAGTACTACAATTTCTACCATTGTATCAACACTTTAGTGTAGCTGTTACCTTTTTATTCAATCTAGCAAGCTTCCTCGACTGTTTTTTAAGCTCAGTTTCGCTGATTTTACCTGGAAACTTATGTATTGAGTCAAACAGTAAAGGAAGGAGCCAAGAGAAATAATATAGGGTAAAGCCATTCATTACCTTGTGTTCCATTCACAACTGCATTTGTCAAGTCAGAGTCCTGAACACAAGAATATGTTGTGAATACTTGGTACCATTACAGAGAAACTTCAACAAAACGCCAAGTTAAAAGAGTACCTCAGCTAGATAACCATCACTATCTGAATCACCACCGTCAAGAGCCACCACACCTTCATCTTTGTCGAACACCTATGACTATATCCTTAGGATTTTCTTCAATACATCTGAAAACACACATAGGCGAAAAACGATGTAACACAAAGATAAGAGATTGTTGATGATTTTTTTCCTTTTCCTTCTTTATTTTTTGTTTATTTTAGTTTCACAACTCTTTACTTATTTCTACCCGTGCATTGAAAGATCTCTACTTCCTTCCTTATGTTACAGTCCAAGATACATTTACTCTTGTGACAAGGGTGTATCCAATACATTTAGTCATTTACAGTCCAGAAGCAACTAGAGATACAAATAATGCCTAACAAGTAACAAGGGTGTATCCAATTAGAAGTTCGCTAAAATGACAAATTCACTAGTATTCAAATATATATATATTTTTTAAGTTTAGTGTTAATTAAATTTTTATTTGATAAACTAATTTAAAATCAAATTATCAGAAAAATTGTAAAATTTAAATGATACTAGTCTGGAATCTGCGCTCAACGTTTCATTTTATATTCGATTTACAAAATTAAAATTAAACTAATAGTGATAAATTTTGAGATGATAACATTATGTTAATTTTGGCTTTTTTTTATGCTTATTTAAATTTTGGACCAAAATATTTTGGTTCTTTTAAGGAGATGATTGTATCAATTTATTTGATTTTTGTCACTTATGTGTAAATATTATATTTAATTATTTTATATAACCTTTTTACATGGAGTCTTTAATTTATCACTTATGAAATCTTAATAAATGTAAATGTAATATAAAAATGTATAAAAATACTTGAATGAATTACGGCTGTTAGTTAACTAGAATCTCTAAATAATAAATATAAACAAATATTATACATAATAGGAAATCATTTAATAACCAAATTGTAATAAATATGTTTATAATGCTCTAAATACTGTTATATGTTTTATTGGACCCTTTAAAATCTAATGACAACTATTCATTAGTGGATAAAAAAATAGACTCTAAATTAATTGAATAGATAGTAGTTTTATAATGTTTTAATGGAGTTTTTAGTTAAATAAAAAAAAATCTAAGTCTCATTATTTGAGATGAGATTTAGAAAAATTATAGTAAAATTTCATTTTCTCCAAAACCTTCTTGAATATCAAATCATTTCAACAACTAGATTAAATACACTCCAGCTAAGACCTTTAAAATCTAATGACAACTATTCATTAGTGGATAAAAAATAGAATCTAAATTAATTGAATAGATAGTAGTTTTATAATGTTTTAATGGAGTTTTTAGTTAAATAAATAAAAAAAATCAACATCTCATTATTTGAGATGAGATTTAGAAAAATTATTAGTAAACCTTCTTGGAAATCAAATCATTTCAACAACTAGATTGAATACACACTCCAGTTAAGCATTTAGATTCAATAGAGAATTATGTTTTCAAAGTAACTCATTAGACTAATACAAAAATTTCAAATCTAATGAAGCGCCGAGTCTTTCTTCTTCTTCATGATGTGTCCCAACTCCTAAGCAGAGTCAGTTCCGGTCAACAAAGATCTGTACTTACTTTTGTTGCTCCTTTTGTTGATAAAGGGGGCCAGATGGAAAGGGTCATCATCTGCAACTTCATCCTGCTGATGCTGATCTACTTCTGGCTCTCCATCTTGAACAAGCGGTGGATCTTGGGCAAGCGGTGCATCATCGAGAAGATCAAGATCAATATCATCGAAAAAGTGATCATCAACTCCGAGATCAATATCATCAGAGGACCAAGATCAATATCATCGAAAATGTCATCGGGAAGGTCAAATCCATTCCCTTGGGAAAGCGGTGCAACTTCAAGGGGAACTCGAGGTGCGAGATCATCGGCAGCTTCAACTCGAGGTGCGAGATCATCGGCAGCTTCAACTCGAGGTGCGAGATCATCGGCAGCTTCAACTCCATAACCTTGGGCAAGCGGTGCAGCATCAACTCGAGGTGCGAGATCATCGGCAGCTTCAACTCCATAACCTTGGGCAAGCGGTGCAGCATCAACTCGAGGTGCGAGATCATCGGCAGCTTCAGCTCGAGGTGCGAGATCATCGGCAGCTTCAACTCCATTACCTTGGGCAAGCGGTGCAGCATCAACTCGAGGTGCGAGATCATCGGCAGCTTCAACTCCATTCCCTTGGGCAAGCGGTGCAGCTTCAACTCGAGGTGCGAGATCATCGGCAGCTTCAACTCGAGGTGCGAGATCATCGGCAGCTTCAACTCGAGGTGCGAGATCATCAACAAGGTCAACTCCATTCCCTCGGTACCCTAGTGACAAGAAACCAGTAAGAGTGGGGCTGGTAGTACACACTGTTGAAATGCTGTAGTTGTTGTTTTGTCCCAAGGTTTCGTTGTCCATGGACAACCGCTTTTGCTGGGCCAAGTTTTATGCATGCTTTAGCCCCAGGTGGCTTTACCTTTAGATGATAATTGCTTTTCTCTTGTGTCTCATGGGATGAATCCTATTCAGTTCCAGCAATCACCATACGATTGCGTCAAGTTCACTCCTAGTGAAGTTGACGTATTCGACAAATACCTAACGCCTTTTATGATCTTCAGATTCTAAACAGTTATTTTTTCCCAAACGCCTAATCTGATCTTCTTTTGCTGTGTATAAGAGATTAACAATCACTGTTTGCTGAAATACCAGTGGTACAGCTTGTTGGCCTTCGGATTGGGAAGGGTATGGGGTATACATTTATCCATTTGACCCAAAACGAGTTTGATTACAAGATCCTCCATTAATTCTTTTGTTTTAGTAATCTACAGGTACCTTTCGCGAAACTGCCTCTCTCTCTCACTCTCATTGGCGATCAGATCTCTCTCGACTTTTCTCCCCGTGGAACTCTCTTTCTTCTCCCCACTGTGAAGCGCTCTGTAATTAAGCAATTGTTCGATTAGATGATATGTATATTAGATTATGATATGAGTATCATATTATAGCTTGTATTAAATCTCTCTCTTTCTCGATTTCAGAAAACTTTTGTGGTATGAACACTCGAATATGTGTTATTTAGATTCGATATGTGTTATGATATGAGTATCAGATTAGAGCATGAATTAGATCTCTCTCTCTCTCTCTCTCTATTTCAGAAAACTTTGGTGCTATAAACACTCAAATATGTGTTATTTAGATCTGATATGTGTTATGATATGGGTATCAGATTAGAGCATGTATTAGATCTCTCTCTTGATTTCAGAAAATTTTTGTGGCATGAACACTCGAATATGTATTATTTAGATCCGATATGTGTTATGATATGAGTATCAGATTATAGCATGTATTACATATCTCTCTCTCTATTTCAGAAAACTTTGGTGGTATGAACACTCAAATTTGTGTTATCTAGATCCGTTATGTGTTATGATATGAGTATCATATTAGAGCATGTATTAGATCTTTCTCTCTCTCAATTTCAGAAAACTTTGGTGGTATGAACACTCGAATATGTGTTATTTAGATATGATATGAGTATCAGATTAGAGCATGTATTAGATCTCTCTCTCTATTTCAGAAAACTTTGGTGGTATGAACACTCGAGTATGTGTTATTTAGATCTGATATGTGTTATGATATGAGTATCAGATTAGAGCATGTATTAGATCTTTCTCTCTCTTTCAATTTCAGAAAACTTTGGTGGTATGAACACTCGAATATGTGTTATTTAGACCCGATATGTGTTATGATATGAGTATCTGATTAGAGCATGTATTAGATCTCTCTCAATTTCAGAAAACTTTGGTGGTATGAAAACTCGAATATGAGTTATTTAGATCTAAGATGTGTATTAGATTATGATATGAGTATTAGATTAGAGCATGTATTAGATATATCTCTCTCGATTTCAGAAAATTTTGGTAGTATAAACACTCGATATGTGTTATTAGATAATAGTTGACAGTTGATTCT
This sequence is a window from Brassica oleracea var. oleracea cultivar TO1000 chromosome C1, BOL, whole genome shotgun sequence. Protein-coding genes within it:
- the LOC106328535 gene encoding F-box protein At1g30790-like, producing the protein MDKSVFYGDDDEESRDSGGDKRSRRGRGKLLLPYDMEVETLSRLPGKSLMKLLCVSKTWSSFIRSQRFVASYYAAKPSRFVAAFTNSVFGKPEHLFILSGEEEEASSSSSSSLVANLDMTIPSVTLPYNGYKYSSVHGFMACNDGTTFIICNPSTRQVVSFHCKAFRTSLGYDPVHDQFKALTLLTSVYDHIHNPSLMMCTHEVIRLGRGGVVVSRSSQVTSPYYLPMTVGRCINGFMYYGASVPVPNEAETPPTPVFVCFDVRNERILSFITTPKEVLVWKVYTSLIEYKGKLAVVVPNCLGCASS